From a single Thalassophryne amazonica chromosome 7, fThaAma1.1, whole genome shotgun sequence genomic region:
- the ndufa3 gene encoding NADH dehydrogenase [ubiquinone] 1 alpha subcomplex subunit 3 gives MSRVVNFLKDTWGKEPVIVSSFVIAGIGLVLPLISPWTKYAGMINRATPYNYPVPVRDDGNMPDVPSHPCEMKGDRLEWFKNF, from the exons ATGTCga GAGTGGTCAACTTCCTGAAGGATACTTGGGGTAAAGAGCCTGTTATAGTGTCCTCCTTTGTTATTGCTGGAATAG GTCTTGTTTTGCCATTAATCAGCCCTTGGACAAAGTATGCAGGGATGATAAATAGAGCAACACCGTATAACTATCCGG TTCCTGTGAGAGATGATGGCAACATGCCTGATGTTCCATCTCACCCATGTGAAATGAAAGGAGACCGACTAGAATGGTTTAAAAACTTCTGA